GACGGCGAGGAGACCAGCTACTGCTTCAAGGAGAAGTCCCGGGGCGTGCTGCGGGAGTGGTACGCGCACAACCCCTACCCCTCGCCCCGGGAGAAAAGGGAGCTGGCCGAGGCCACCGGCCTCACCACCACCCAGGTCAGCAACTGGTTTAAAAACCGGAGGCAGCGGGACAGAGCAGCAGAGGCGAAGGAAAGGTACTTGCCCCTGcgttttctctctttttactcCCCTGCCGTGCGCTTTGTAGGGCAGCTTGGGGCTGCGTGGATCTGTACGGGGGGGAGCCGGCCGTAAAGCTCCTGCACTTGGATGTAGCTGATGAACAAGAAGTAGTCGCAGGGGttttttggggtgtgtgggggggtgtttgttTCAGCCCGCTTGTAGCGCGAGCGACTAGCCGGAATCATGATCCCCACTGGGGTCTCCATCCCGCCCCGGCACCCCGCAAAGCTCCAGGGTGCGGTGGGGGGTTGTTTTTACGGCAGCAGGGTGAGTGGTGCACAACAAATGGGAAAGGGAAGCCAGGAGCTCCCGCAGAGGGAAAGGTGAGTCTCCCATCTGGCTGAGGCTCTGCCCGGCGGTGCTTTACGGGGAGACGGAGCCAGGCTGgggatattgtgcctctggcaTTGAGAGCAATGCTCGGGGAAGAATAAAATCGGCTAGGCTGCGCGCTAACGCGCCAGATCACTCCCTTGgagtcacttttgaaagcaaAAGCTGGTTTCATTTCCCCCCGTGAAATTACAGGCAGGAGAAAAACGGGTTCGGTATTTTTCGCGCAGAAGGCTGGGAGGCGATTTTTATAAGGCATTGAGACACGCTCTGAAAAATCTTCGCTCTTCCTCCTCGCATCCGGACCTATTCGgctgctccccatccccacctgccTAACGCCAAGGGTTAAATCCACTTCTAGCTGACTTCTGGAGACAGCTTTGTCACTCTTGCCTTTTGTTTCATCCCTTACCGCCTGAGCCCGGGAATGGGACTCAGGGAACTTTGCGGCAGGCAGAACAGCCAGGgaagtaaataaataagaagCCAGGGATTAAGGAGAGAGCGTTTGATTCCCTACCTTTTATTCACCCCCTCCTCTCTCGGGCCTTGGGATTGCACTTCCCTCTGGCAGGGCTGCACTGTGGCTGGGGCGTGCAGCCCGGGGTCCGGAAGAGAACGAGAAATCCGAGAGGCTGTAGCCGAGAGTTTATGAAATTAACCAGGAGTGAGTCAGGGCTGAGACACTTTCAACCGCATACATAGATCGGGGAGTAATAGAAGCGTGAGGACCGCCTTGGGTGGGAAGGGGGTAACTAACCCCTGTGTGAATCGGCTCGGAACCACGGCGGCAGGTCGAGCCGGATTTCAATTCCAGCAATGAGCGTGTTATGAAACCAGGCCTCTGGCTCCCTCCCTTCGAGCACAAGGAGACGGGGCACAACGGGTCCTGCTCCCGCACTAATCTCGCTACCTGCCTGCTTGGTTAAATCCCAACTCCTCGTTAGCACCGCGGGTTTCGAAGGCTCTCTAAATATTTGACCAGCCACGCAAAGagcagtttttaattttaaaaagcccttGTCCTCACCTAAGCGAACGTGCACATCGGTGACATGAGGTCGTGCAGCTGTCTAAATAGGCCCAACACGGCAGCTCCCGCGATGAATCCGGGATTAAAATAGCAAACGCTTTCATGGTGTTTTTGAATATCGGTGtggagttttatttatttatttgtaaataaaacgTTTTGTTCAAAACAGCTGTTTGTTGCGAGGTGACGCCCGCACAGTGAGACATGTTCCTTGAATAGAGGGGGTTTGATTTAAAGTTTCTCTGTAGTTTGGGAAACGCGATGCATTACACTGATGCATTGAGGATGAGTTGCTAGTTTCCCTCGAGGCATTCGCGAGGGAGACCGCCGAAAGAAATGGCACAGCCACTGCTTTTTTTCATGCCTCTTTGGAGCAGAATACACATTGAGTCTCGCTTTAAGTTGATGAGCTGCCTCCTTGTCCCTGCTTTGTAACAAACCGGATGCATTCTCTTTTTCTTAGGGAGAACACTGAAAACAACAACACGTCCACCAACAAAAGCAACCAGCTCTCTCCCCTGGATGGGGGCAAACCGCTTATGTCCAGCTCCGAAGAAGAATTCTCCCCCCCCAAAGTCCAGATCAGAACTCAGTCCTTCTATTACAGGGAAACCTCAGCCATGCCAGGAGCTCTAGCTATTCCCTGAGCGGCTTAACTGCCTCTCAGACCAGCCACAGCCTTCAGGACTCCCTGCTAGGACCCCTCACCTCGAGCTTGGTAGACCTCGGCTCCTAAAACAGGAGCAAGCAGCCGTTACAGCAATGGAAACGGAGGTTTACCTCGGCGATAAGACACTCGATTGTAAATAGAGGACCGGACACGATTTACAGCTTATCTGGTGATTCTTAACACGACTTTCAACTCTCTTTTAAAACGCTCCCAAGGAGTCCCCTCTCGTCTCCTATCTAACACGCTTACAGCTTGCCCATTATTCTTCTCCAAGCAGCCAAAGGCAGAGCACGGCGGTTCCCTGTGATTTTCTCTCACGATGTCCCTTCGAATTCAATTACATGTTACCAGCAGGAATGACAAAATAACTGGATTTGAGTCAATTCGAAACAAAGTGCGCAAGATCCAGTCTGTCACCTACAGAGGGGGCAAAAAAAGAGATCGATGAAGAGTCTTTCTATATTTGGGGAAATTGATTCGCATTTGAATTCTTAAGAACTAAGAGGGCGGATAATCTACAAGACCTTTCAtttgggagggaggtgggaggggaagttAAGTTTACATTGTTCACATTTCGTGTTAACAAAAGATTTCGGTGtagattaaattttaaaagatgcagtATTAGAATAAAAACCAGTGCCTATGTCTTAAAGCAAATATACGAGGCAATTAGCTAGAGGAACTTCAATGACCATTAATAAAGCAaacattcttgtcttttttttttttttgtggtgaacTTTCGAAATGCATCAATGTGacttaaactaaaaataaaaaaaataacaactaCGGCTTCCTCGGAACAATATTTCTTATTATACCCTGACAACTTTCATGTCAATATGGCATACTCTTGTTAGCTTGCCCCTTGCCCTCACGCCGTAGTTTGTGGAAGCTGGAGTATTTGTTACCAAAATTAGCATGTGCTTTCAGGTTTCTTTTCTATTGTACCTAAACAAGCCTAaattaaataacaataattaatagaATACAAAGAGTATGATTTTCTTTGAAAAGGTGAGTTCTGTCTTCTTATTCCAGACTAGttctgttttcatttcaaatggtTGGACTATTTCCTTTGCTCAGGGTTATTTTAGGCGGAAAAACAAGACAACAGGGCTATCTCAAAGAACTAGGTTGGTCCCACGCTGaataactgctttttttttttaaattgtccaaTGTTTTTTAGAAGCATTGTTTATCCACTAGCTGTTTTCAGACACGTTCATCGTTATCTCGATCCTTCAGGATTAACAGTCTTGCTGACAAGAGCATGGGGAAAGGACTACACTGCATTTAATcgtaagaaaaggaaaacaataaaaataacccCTTACGCTATTAGCTTGTATTGGAATGCAAACTGGATGCGTGGGGAACCTCTTGCTGCCAGATAAAGGACACAATTATTAATAGCAATAAATTTGGGGTAGTATTACAGGATAAACCTCTTGTAGGTTCTGAATTCAGCTTAAAAATTAGCAGGCTAAATGAACTATTAATTAAAAACCAACATGCGAGGCTCGCTTGTGCTGCTCACGGAGGACAGGGAGTTTCTCCCAGTGAAAGGCGTATCCTTCACAAACTCAAAGCTTTCCATTCCTGGCGAATTTGTCTCCCTTTGAGCTAAAATGTTCTGCGTTTATCCAGGAAGGGCCCGCTCCTGCAGTTCGGAGCCGTCCCACTCAaaccaatgagagttttgcccgaGATGCGGACCCTTTATAGAGCAGTTTGGCCTGAGTAAGGAAGCCAGCAGGATCGGGCACTTCCCGGAACAGGAGCAATGCCAGGCAGAAGCGGGGCTGTTGTGGTTCAGCCAGTGAGTGGCAACACGGGCCCTCAGGCTGCTGACGGGAAAGCGCCGCATTTCCTGTGCTGGGCATTTGAATCCCCATTTTTCCCTGGCTCTCTAGCCCTTCCTCTGTTCACTTGGGTTTAGCATTAATGATCCCAACCTCCCCTGTTAGTGTTTTGGATCATTAAGTATGTGTTTATTTAAGTCACTGCAGTGTTTACTCTCCAGGTCTTGGGCCATGGAGAAATGTCACCCTCTGCAGGAAGGTCTTTTCAGGAGGGATCTCTCCGCATTCTTCACATTcactccaaaaaacaaacaggcTGCCTAAAGATAGCTCCCAATGACCCAGACAGCGCTTCAAAGCTCCCCGCGGAAATCTCCCCTGCAAACCAGGAAGGACAACTCACTTCCATTTCTGACACAGCTCCCTCCGGCCCGCtgctttagggccagattctgctcgtGGTTAGCACTGGTGGAAATGCTCAACTGGATGCAATTATACTCTGGTTTGCCATCGCAGTGCAGAACGTAGCCCTTCGATTTAGTAAGCTATATTGCAAAACTAGTGgggctggggtttttttgcacctCAGTACATACCACTACAACCCTCCATGGTGCCCTGGTCCTGTAAACTGCAGATCACATTGAAATAGCACGGATATTGGAAAAACTACGGTGATTCTTGCTTCTAAACCCAACCAGACAGCTTTGCGCCGCAGCCCTACGCTTGGTGCACACAGCCAATGATCAATCCGACGCCTTTCCCAGAGTTTAGTTGCCAGCCAACTCTGGCCTGCTGCAATTCACACCGAAGAGAAAACCCTTGGACTTACTGCCGCCTTCTCTTTCACAGAACAGGCTGTTAACATAGTGCCCTTTTAGCGAGAGAAAAGTACCGGACAAGGCTGAAACGGATTAGCTACGAGGGCTGCACTTCACATTTCCATTTCTCATTTAGAATATTTTTGTTCAACGCTTGTTTGTATGATAGTGTAGAACCATAACGATGACTATAATAAGCAATAATTATTCGATGGTCTTTTATGGAAACATCCCAGGCACCTTTGCAAAGTAAAACTTAGTGGGGggaaataaaggaaaacaaatagcAAATTAATAGCTAGAGGAGCCATCCTCACCCGCGCTTCTCGCTCCAAGTTTTGGCCAGACAGTCAGCAGCTGCAGGCCTACCTAAATCTGCCAAAGAAACGGGTCAACACTTTCCGATTTCCCTTCATAAAGTGCCCCATTCCGCTATTTCCAGTGCTGACCCAACAGCGGTTTATTGGAATATGCTCCAAGTGACTGGAAGCGCTCCAGTGTCTGATTTGAAAGTCAGGGCCCAGCAGGTCTGTGGAGCCTCGCTGGGGACAGGGGCGTAGCTCCCGGGGTCCAGTTTTAGAGGGACCTAAAGTATGGTTCAGCCACTTCATATGATCCACCAACACAGGGATCGCGCGGCTCAGTTTGGAAGGAGACAGAGCTCAGCGAAAGGAAAGTCAGAGCAGACCGAAAATGACACagggggcatgtgtgtgtgcgcgggAGTCGACTCTGTGCCTTTAAGCAAGACTTGAATTCTGGGCAGGGGTTtgtgtgtgacacacacagaGCTGTGTTGGAGGACATAGCTGGGACGACCACCCCATTTGCTCATCGGTCGATGACGATGCATCTGTATTGATTAGGGGCGCGATGCTGATTTCAGAGACACCTGCCTTAATGTGcggtaattccactgaaatccgCGCAACCGACACCAGCCCTGGCCCTTTACACGACAAACACCCCTCTAGGCCTGTACCGAAACGCAATCGGAGCGGTTCTCAGTCGCAGTTAGAGGATTTATGCAAGAGCTAGGCCGCTTTTCAGCTTACAAAATCCGCAGCAACACTGCTGCTGGAGAGGAGACGCCCCCGTCTTCCTTCCTAGGAAATAGCTGTTAGAAGCCGGGGCGCACCTGTCCTCGGTACCCCAGCCTacctcccacctccccagcccaTCGCAGTTACTGCTGGCTGCTCGGCCTTCCAGGGAGCGGGTAGCACTGCCGGGCTTTGTGGCAAGGGGCCTGGTGTAGGGTTGTACAGGGACAACTGTAGGGTTTCACTGCGGACACAGAGAGATGGGGCGGTTTGTACTGTCGCTTAATTTGGACTCAGTCAAAGCCTGCCAGCCTGGCGGAGGCAGAGCTCCCGGTGAAGTCGGGAGACAGCGCTGCAGGGGTCCCCTTTAATTCCAGTTGCTTGGATGGACCAggattttctctcccttcccctccgcTGCCGGGGCTTGGCGGTGGGACCTTCAACGCGCGTTGCTCCTAGACCTTTGGGGCCTTCGCCCTGGCCGGGGAGCTCAGGAGGGGGCCGACAGCGTATGGGGGGGGCGCCCCTCCCTGACTTCACTACCTCGGTTTGCAGCCCTCGGACCGGCTGTCCCTTCTCCTCCACTGGGAGCTGCCGCCGGGATCAGCTTTGCGCTGTCCTTGGCTCCGTGTGGCCGGGCTAGGCGAGTCCAGAGGACGGTTCCGCTGGAGGAGCGAGAGAGCGGGCCGAGCCAGCTCGGTGCGCCCTGCAACATGCGGGCAGATTGGTGGGGCAGCCAGGCCCGGCCCCGTCTTCCCTGCCAGGGGGGCTGGGGCCGGCCACGACcttcagctccctgcagcccagaaaCTGGGCGCTAAGGCCGGGGCGGGCCTGGAGGCCAGGCTGGCTCTGCCTTGGGAGCACCCGGGGATGCTGCAAACCAGCACGCAGCGAGCTCTCCGGAACTGGGCAGGGCCCCCGACGGCTACCTGGGCGCACGGGCAGGGGTCCCCCCTCAGCCGCCACTGGCAGGGGCATAAGGGGCGAAGGGGGGCACGAACGGGCAGGCCAGGCCGGGTACGGCACTAGCCAGTCTCCTCGGAAACGCCAGCCGGGCAAGGGAATGACCGGCCTGCAGCCCCGAGGGAGCTCAGCTAGCCCCCGATCCGCTGCGCGGGCCCACTCTGTGCCAGCCGAGTTCCGCAGGTGGCTGCTTGTGCCACCCCCTTGGGGCGCGTTCAGTCTATGCAGGGCTTGGCTTGGGGACCCCTGGCCGTCTTGGAGCGCTAATAGGGCAGAGGGGgaccagctggggcgcccctttCCCAGTGCCCGCAGCAGGGCGGGTTTAGCGCCCCTGCCTAACTCGGGGTAAAGCTACACGCGCCTGTCTTCGCTCGGATCGCGAGTCAGGTTACCCCTTCCCCAGTGAAGACGCGGCCTAAGTCTCCTGGGAGAAAACCTTTGGGTCCCAGCGCCTTTCGTTCCCCCTGCGCCCGGGAGCCTTTGCAGCGAGGCCGCGCGGGCTCAGCTCTGTTCCCAGGATAATTCCTGGGCTACTCAGAGATGGGTGACAATGAGCCCATCcatcctcctgccctgcctccagcctctgcaggagACTCGGGTCCCGCAAGGTTgctctgggggaaggaggagagtcaGCCGGAGTTTGGGGGAGTGGGTTTAGTAAGGCACCGAGGATAGGGCTCTGCAGTCTTGGGGCGAGATGGCTTTCCGTGGCCGGCTCCCCGAGCTCTGGGGCTGATGGGCTGTAGCTTTACCACATTCACGGCTTCCCCCACGTGGGCTGAGGGGCTTCCTCTCTCGCAGCCCTGATTTGGAAAGACAgaggggcccgatcctgctcccaATGTAGCCAGTGGCAAAATTCCTAGTGCCTTCAACgggagcaggatcgggcccagggACTCCCGGGGATTTTTTAGTTGCACCTGTGGCCCGCCCGAAACCCGTTTGCCCTCTCCCGGCccgccctgccagcagccccctttACTCCGTTTAATACAATGGGTCGTTGCACGAAAATCCAAACCCGGGGAGTCCGTTTAAAGTAACCACAGACTTTGTCGCTTATCTACGCAGCCTTGGCACCCCAAAAGCGAGATGTTAGGAAAACGTGGCATAAATCGTACGTGCGGTTGGATGTGAGCAGCTGTTAGTTGGAAAATATTTAATCGGGGGAGACTCTGGGCGAAGCGATTGGGCaatatttaaggggaaaaaactgGGTAAGCCGTGTCTGTCTATAAACCGAACTTGTTCAAAAGCGGATTTTCTAGAGCATCCACGGGTTCCTATTGAAGGTGTTGCAGGTCTACTCTTCTGTAGGAAGCGACTGCTTAAAACCAGTGATCCATCTACATCGGCGAACGAAACACCTCGAGCTGGATGAATACCGTTTTTAAAAAGCCCTTTAAAACGATCATTTTCCTTCTTAGAAAAGTTGAGGGACACGAGCCAGCCCCGGAAGGGCTGTTACTGCCTTGACTCGGCCGAGAGCTGGGGGTCCAAGCCGGAAGAAGACCTTAAAAAGCGCCCTGAAATCACTGGGAAGCTTGATCTTTCGGAGGATTAGGCCCTGTTGAAAGGGGAACCCAAGGAGAAGTTGCAAGCAGGTTGCGAAGGCTGACCTGTTAGCAGTTCTGGGAGACGGATTTATCGGGCCAAGTCCAGGGGCCGGAGCACTGATTTGAAAGGAGATGCGCCCCTGAAATCAATTGGGATTTTAATTCAAACCCCACGGCCGGCTAGGCTCCCatggcttccctcccccccgtcccAGAAAGAGAAATCCCTCCCGCAGAGCTCCAGGGGCTCTTTGATGGGATGGGGAAAATCCACCGGACCTGTTAGCAAAGAGATCCACGAAGCCGCAAGAAGGGCTTGGTCCCAGTCAGCGGCCCCAAGCCCAGACTCAGAAAGAGCCCGATCCTGGAGTCCCGCCCGAGGCGAGCCTTccggggggctggcagaggggcTCTGGGTGAGAACCAAACCCAGCGGAGACACCAGCGGAAGACTGGCCGGGCGACCCACTGAAATACAAGCCCCCCTGGCCCGTGCTTATTGTGCTGGGGGCAGTTTGGGGAGATGGGTCTCAGTAGCCGTGGGCCCTGGAAGGAAACCATCTGTAGCAGGGAAAAGCAAGGCAAACGCTACCCGACCGGGGCGGATTTCACCTTCTCTGtgagcttttgttttaaaatacatattactAGCCAAACGCACGGCAACACACATTTGGGGCTGCCACCCTTCCGCTCGGGTCACTGCACTCTGACAATCCTCGAAAGCCAGGTCATGACTCAGGGTCCCCCCGTGAGGGGttcctctcccctggctcccccCGCGGTTATACAGGGACTGAACATCCAGGCGGACAGAGAGGGTTTAGCCCGGTTTCAAACGGCTCGAAAGGAGTCAATTCCCTGCCATGGAGCTCAGCCTGTCCACTGGCCTCGCGTCCTCCGGGCACCAGTTTCCAGGAGCGGTGACTCTCAGTGGACTGTCATAAACACAGCCGCGGGCCGTCCACAGGGGACCCCTTGCTGCCTGGCCCAATCCAGACACGCATCCTTTCCTAGCAAACCAGGCTCGATCCCTGTGCAAAGACTGAGAGGGGCTGCAAACCGTGCCGCTGAATTGTCCGTGCCCGACTTGGATTCCGTCCTGTAGAAACTGTAGCTCGCCCCAATCTATTCGCCACCCCGCTTTCTGTTTATTGGTGCGACTTGCGGCAGAAGCGCCTGCAACATACAGTTTTTAAAAGGGCAAGGAAACGCTGATAGACGCTTTGGGGGCCCAATCCCCTTGGTCCCCCCCCCACTAAAGTCACGGGGAGCTTCTGATGACAAAGGAGGGCAGGAATAAGTGAACCGTCCTCAGTTCAAGAAAAATCAAGGGGTCTTAACATTTCTGGAACGAAGAAGTAATTGAACATGTAAGCAGATGAAGTCTTGCCCCTCTGTACGTGTGTGGTGAATACTCTACACCCCTACAGATGCTGGGTAAACATGATATGCTGCCTTCTAAAGCCAGGTTCTTGATTTTGGATGTTATATTGCCAGGGCTTTAGCTCTGCACAAATAGCTGGTCTAGGGAAATCAGTGAGGGGAATCTATAACCAATGgctattttcaaaataaacagaCTAGTGCTTACTTCATATAGAAAGCAGGATTGTCTTACATACAGTTTATCTCCTGCCTAGAAAAACCCTCCTGTTCCAAACCTCCAGGCAAAGAACGATTGTATAGCTCTCACCACCCTGCTCTTTCAAAAGACAGTCTTTGATTTGAGGCCCCTAGCTGCTGCAGCTCACCCAGTGTTAGAAATATTTGTCATTCAGctaggaacacacacacacaggctaaaATGTGACATTTGCACAGCTACAATCTATTTGCAAGCAAGTTCAAGATTAATCCACAGTTTCAGCTCATAATACAACATAAAATAATTAAAGCCCTACTGACAGTCCCCAAAGAACAGTTCTTATGATGAGAATTATTAACAAAATACCCCAGGATCTGGGGTTACAGAAGAATGAAAGAGGCACAAGAAGTTCAGCTGAGATTAG
This DNA window, taken from Dermochelys coriacea isolate rDerCor1 chromosome 6, rDerCor1.pri.v4, whole genome shotgun sequence, encodes the following:
- the SIX1 gene encoding LOW QUALITY PROTEIN: homeobox protein SIX1 (The sequence of the model RefSeq protein was modified relative to this genomic sequence to represent the inferred CDS: inserted 1 base in 1 codon), whose amino-acid sequence is MSMLPSFGFTQEQVACVCEVLQQGGNLERLGRFLWSLPACDHLHKNESVLKAKAVVAFHRGNFRELYKILESHQFSPHNHPKLQQLWLKAHYVEAEKLRGRPLGAVGKYRVRRKFPLPRTIWDGEETSYCFKEKSRGVLREWYAHNPYPSPREKRELAEATGLTTTQVSNWFKNRRQRDRAAEAKERENTENNNTSTNKSNQLSPLDGGKPLMSSSEEEFXPPQSPDQNSVLLLQGNLSHARSSSYSLSGLTASQTSHSLQDSLLGPLTSSLVDLGS